The Anabaena sp. WA102 genome contains a region encoding:
- a CDS encoding type 1 glutamine amidotransferase: MEIIIGWLYPKLMSTYGDRGNVITIQRRAQWRGYNVIVLPLDQESTTEDIKSVDVIVGGGAQDRQQEIVMRDLQGAKAEAMRDKIERGTPGVFTCGSPQLLGNYYEPAFGQRIEGLGILDLVSIHPGENTKRCIGNLVIKVTASRLAQELEAMTGTKPYLVGFENHGGRTTLGKVEALGRVVYGLGNNGEDGTEGAFYQNAIATYSHGPLLPKNPFVADWLIQTALKLKYQQEIKLSPLEDTLAMQGREAILKRLKVNLPSVAGVR; this comes from the coding sequence AAGTTGATGAGTACCTATGGCGATCGCGGAAATGTGATCACTATCCAACGTCGCGCTCAATGGCGGGGGTATAATGTCATTGTTTTACCCTTAGACCAAGAGTCCACCACAGAAGATATAAAATCAGTAGATGTGATTGTTGGTGGGGGCGCACAGGATCGTCAGCAAGAAATTGTCATGAGGGATTTGCAAGGGGCAAAAGCTGAGGCAATGCGTGATAAAATCGAACGTGGCACGCCGGGAGTTTTTACCTGTGGTTCTCCCCAACTGCTGGGAAATTATTATGAACCAGCCTTTGGACAAAGAATTGAAGGTTTAGGAATCTTAGATTTAGTTTCTATTCATCCTGGTGAAAATACTAAAAGATGTATTGGTAATTTAGTGATAAAAGTTACAGCTTCCCGGTTAGCGCAAGAACTAGAAGCAATGACAGGGACAAAACCTTATTTGGTCGGGTTTGAAAATCACGGTGGCCGGACTACATTAGGAAAAGTGGAAGCTTTAGGGCGTGTGGTGTATGGTTTGGGGAATAATGGAGAAGATGGAACAGAAGGCGCGTTTTATCAAAATGCGATCGCTACCTATTCTCACGGTCCATTATTACCAAAAAATCCTTTTGTTGCCGACTGGTTAATTCAAACTGCGTTAAAGTTGAAATATCAGCAAGAAATTAAACTTTCACCTTTAGAAGATACTTTGGCAATGCAAGGACGGGAAGCGATATTGAAACGCTTAAAAGTTAATTTGCCCAGTGTGGCTGGAGTTAGGTAA